The following are encoded together in the Cervus elaphus chromosome 23, mCerEla1.1, whole genome shotgun sequence genome:
- the EMILIN3 gene encoding EMILIN-3 isoform X1: MGRRRLPVWLCAVAALLSGAQAKGTPLLARPAPPGASRYSLYTTGWRPRLRPGPHKALCAYVVHRNVTCVLQEGAESYLKAEYRQCGWGPKCPGTVTYRSVLRPRYKVGYKTVTDLAWRCCPGLAGEGCPEHLTDHGATPPQPEPETQSPSGQVGPGPRPLPSSRVAPSPHGRKGPGLFGERLERLEGDVQRLAQAYGTLSGLVARREDPSRMTGGPRAPAAPVGFGVIPESFVSPRDRAGRPLSPPLEEILSKVTEVSNTLRTKVQLLDKVHGLALGHEAHLQRLREAPPSPLTSLALLDEYVDRRLHRLWGSLLDGFEQKLQGVQSACDLRVQEVQQQCEEGQAASRRLHQSLDGRELALRRELSQLGTRLQGLSVASGGSCCGQLAFIRARVDSLERNLQAVIEAHRGHGAPNGDDLTRLSAAMLEGGMDGLPEGVETANGTGGGAGGCCLGTEEGGWGARGFHTMLEERVQRLEERLVTLAGELSHDRAPPGRPARPLVQTELAVLEQRLVSLETSCTPGTTSAVLDKLGAEVKAWQSRSESLLRQVASHAILLQQLNGTVAEVQGQLAEAMGSSLQGEITLLKVNLNSVSKSLTGLSDSVSQYSDAFLAANTSLDERERKVEAEVHAIQEQVSSQGSRLQADHRQVLSLRAELEQLRASMAEVAGGLSRCQDTAQELRHAVGHFDQRVAQVEGACRRLGLLAASLDSLPAESLGPREGLWDHVDQLNRTLAQHAKDIARLRDDLLHCRAQLAERVRPGQAN, encoded by the exons ATGGGCCGCCGCCGCCTGCCGGTCTGGCTGTGCGCCGTGGCGGCGCTGCTCTCGGGGGCGCAGGCCAAGGGCACCCCGCTCCTCGCGCGGCCCGCGCCGCCGGGTGCTTCCCGCTACAGCCTCTACACGACGGGATGGCGCCCGCGGCTGCGCCCGGGGCCGCACAA GGCCCTCTGTGCCTACGTTGTACACAGGAATGTGACCTGCGTCCTACAGGAGGGAGCGGAGAGCTACCTAAAGGCTGAATACCGGCAGTGCGGCTGGGGGCCCAAGTGCCCCGGGACAGTCAC GTACCGCTCGGTGCTCAGACCCAGATACAAGGTGGGCTACAAGACGGTGACGGACCTCGCCTGGCGTTGTTGCCCTGGCCTTGCTGGAGAAGGCTGTCCCGAACACCTCACGGACCATGGGGCCACACCACCTCAGCCAGAGCCTGAGACCCAGAGTCCCTCGGGGCAGGTGGGCCCAGGCCCCAGACCCCTTCCTTCCAGTCGAGTGGCCCCAAGCCCCCACG GAAGGAAAGGCCCAGGGCTGTTTGGTGAACGGCTGGAACGCCTGGAGGGTGACGTCCAGCGCCTGGCACAAGCATATGGTACCCTCAGCGGCCTGGTGGCCAGGCGTGAAGACCCCAGTAGGATGACTGGTGGGCCCAGGGCTCCTGCCGCCCCCGTGGGCTTTGGGGTCATCCCCGAGAGCTTTGTGAGCCCCCGAGACAGAGCTGGAAGACCGCTCAGCCCGCCGCTGGAGGAGATCCTGAGCAAGGTGACCGAGGTGAGCAACACACTCCGGACCAAGGTGCAGCTGCTGGACAAGGTGCACGGGCTGGCGCTCGGCCACGAGGCTCACCTGCAGCGGCTGCGGGAGGCGCCCCCGTCCCCCCTCACCTCCCTGGCGCTGCTGGATGAGTACGTGGACCGACGGCTGCACCGGCTCTGGGGCAGCCTGCTGGACGGCTTCGAGCAGAAGCTGCAGGGCGTCCAGAGCGCGTGCGACCTGCGCGTGCAGGAGGTGCAGCAGCAGTGTGAGGAGGGCCAGGCGGCCAGCCGGAGGCTGCACCAGAGCCTCGACGGCCGAGAGCTGGCCCTGCGCCGGGAACTCTCACAGCTGGGTACCCGGCTGCAAGGCCTGAGTGTGGCCAGCGGGGGCAGCTGCTGCGGGCAGCTGGCCTTCATCAGGGCCCGCGTGGACAGCCTCGAGAGGAACCTGCAGGCTGTGATCGAGGCCCACCGGGGCCACGGCGCCCCCAATGGGGATGACCTCACGCGGCTATCTGCCGCCATGCTCGAGGGGGGCATGGATGGGCTGCCAGAGGGCGTGGAGACCGCCAACGGGACAGGGGGTGGAGCCGGGGGCTGCTGTCTGGGGACGGAGGAGGGGGGCTGGGGCGCGCGCGGCTTCCACACCATGCTGGAAGAGCGCGTGCAGAGGCTGGAGGAACGCCTGGTGACGCTGGCCGGGGAGCTGAGCCACGACCGCGCCCCTCCAGGCAGGCCGGCTCGGCCCCTCGTGCAGACGGAGCTGGCCGTGCTGGAGCAGAGGCTGGTTTCGCTGGAGACCTCGTGTACCCCCGGCACCACCTCCGCTGTCCTGGACAAGCTCGGGGCCGAGGTGAAGGCCTGGCAGAGCCGGAGCGAGTCCCTTTTGCGCCAGGTGGCCAGTCACGCCATCCTGCTCCAGCAGCTCAATGGCACCGTGGCCGAGGTCCAGGGGCAGCTGGCGGAAGCGATGGGCAGCTCCCTCCAAGGCGAGATCACCCTGCTCAAGGTCAACCTGAACTCTGTGAGCAAGTCGCTCACGGGCCTCAGCGATTCCGTCAGCCAGTATTCCGATGCCTTCTTGGCCGCCAACACCTCCCTGGACGAGCGGGAACGCAAGGTGGAGGCCGAGGTCCATGCCATCCAGGAGCAGGTCAGCAGCCAAGGCTCGCGGCTTCAGGCTGATCACAGGCAGGTCCTGAGCCTGCGGGCGGAGCTGGAGCAGCTCAGGGCCAGCATGGCCGAGGTGGCTGGCGGGCTGAGCCGCTGCCAGGACACGGCCCAGGAGCTCCGGCACGCGGTGGGCCACTTCGATCAGAGGGTGGCCCAAGTGGAAGGTGCCTGCAGGAGGCTGGGCCTGCTGGCCGCGAGCCTGGACAGCTTGCCAGCTGAGTCGCTGGGGCCCAGGGAGGGCCTGTGGGACCATGTGGACCAGCTGAATCGCACGCTGGCCCAGCACGCCAAGGACATCGCCCGCCTCCGGGATGACCTGCTGCACTGCCGCGCCCAGCTGGCTGAGCGGGTGCGGCCAGGGCAGGCCAATTAG
- the EMILIN3 gene encoding EMILIN-3 isoform X2: protein MRLRGGRTNEQGRSGAYSKEVAAEVLLARSQTRALCAYVVHRNVTCVLQEGAESYLKAEYRQCGWGPKCPGTVTYRSVLRPRYKVGYKTVTDLAWRCCPGLAGEGCPEHLTDHGATPPQPEPETQSPSGQVGPGPRPLPSSRVAPSPHGRKGPGLFGERLERLEGDVQRLAQAYGTLSGLVARREDPSRMTGGPRAPAAPVGFGVIPESFVSPRDRAGRPLSPPLEEILSKVTEVSNTLRTKVQLLDKVHGLALGHEAHLQRLREAPPSPLTSLALLDEYVDRRLHRLWGSLLDGFEQKLQGVQSACDLRVQEVQQQCEEGQAASRRLHQSLDGRELALRRELSQLGTRLQGLSVASGGSCCGQLAFIRARVDSLERNLQAVIEAHRGHGAPNGDDLTRLSAAMLEGGMDGLPEGVETANGTGGGAGGCCLGTEEGGWGARGFHTMLEERVQRLEERLVTLAGELSHDRAPPGRPARPLVQTELAVLEQRLVSLETSCTPGTTSAVLDKLGAEVKAWQSRSESLLRQVASHAILLQQLNGTVAEVQGQLAEAMGSSLQGEITLLKVNLNSVSKSLTGLSDSVSQYSDAFLAANTSLDERERKVEAEVHAIQEQVSSQGSRLQADHRQVLSLRAELEQLRASMAEVAGGLSRCQDTAQELRHAVGHFDQRVAQVEGACRRLGLLAASLDSLPAESLGPREGLWDHVDQLNRTLAQHAKDIARLRDDLLHCRAQLAERVRPGQAN from the exons ATGAGGCTTCGGGGAGGCAGAACTAACGAACAGGGACGGTCTGGGGCCTATTCCAAGGAGGTGGCTGCAGAGGTGTTGCTGGCGCGCTCCCAAACACG GGCCCTCTGTGCCTACGTTGTACACAGGAATGTGACCTGCGTCCTACAGGAGGGAGCGGAGAGCTACCTAAAGGCTGAATACCGGCAGTGCGGCTGGGGGCCCAAGTGCCCCGGGACAGTCAC GTACCGCTCGGTGCTCAGACCCAGATACAAGGTGGGCTACAAGACGGTGACGGACCTCGCCTGGCGTTGTTGCCCTGGCCTTGCTGGAGAAGGCTGTCCCGAACACCTCACGGACCATGGGGCCACACCACCTCAGCCAGAGCCTGAGACCCAGAGTCCCTCGGGGCAGGTGGGCCCAGGCCCCAGACCCCTTCCTTCCAGTCGAGTGGCCCCAAGCCCCCACG GAAGGAAAGGCCCAGGGCTGTTTGGTGAACGGCTGGAACGCCTGGAGGGTGACGTCCAGCGCCTGGCACAAGCATATGGTACCCTCAGCGGCCTGGTGGCCAGGCGTGAAGACCCCAGTAGGATGACTGGTGGGCCCAGGGCTCCTGCCGCCCCCGTGGGCTTTGGGGTCATCCCCGAGAGCTTTGTGAGCCCCCGAGACAGAGCTGGAAGACCGCTCAGCCCGCCGCTGGAGGAGATCCTGAGCAAGGTGACCGAGGTGAGCAACACACTCCGGACCAAGGTGCAGCTGCTGGACAAGGTGCACGGGCTGGCGCTCGGCCACGAGGCTCACCTGCAGCGGCTGCGGGAGGCGCCCCCGTCCCCCCTCACCTCCCTGGCGCTGCTGGATGAGTACGTGGACCGACGGCTGCACCGGCTCTGGGGCAGCCTGCTGGACGGCTTCGAGCAGAAGCTGCAGGGCGTCCAGAGCGCGTGCGACCTGCGCGTGCAGGAGGTGCAGCAGCAGTGTGAGGAGGGCCAGGCGGCCAGCCGGAGGCTGCACCAGAGCCTCGACGGCCGAGAGCTGGCCCTGCGCCGGGAACTCTCACAGCTGGGTACCCGGCTGCAAGGCCTGAGTGTGGCCAGCGGGGGCAGCTGCTGCGGGCAGCTGGCCTTCATCAGGGCCCGCGTGGACAGCCTCGAGAGGAACCTGCAGGCTGTGATCGAGGCCCACCGGGGCCACGGCGCCCCCAATGGGGATGACCTCACGCGGCTATCTGCCGCCATGCTCGAGGGGGGCATGGATGGGCTGCCAGAGGGCGTGGAGACCGCCAACGGGACAGGGGGTGGAGCCGGGGGCTGCTGTCTGGGGACGGAGGAGGGGGGCTGGGGCGCGCGCGGCTTCCACACCATGCTGGAAGAGCGCGTGCAGAGGCTGGAGGAACGCCTGGTGACGCTGGCCGGGGAGCTGAGCCACGACCGCGCCCCTCCAGGCAGGCCGGCTCGGCCCCTCGTGCAGACGGAGCTGGCCGTGCTGGAGCAGAGGCTGGTTTCGCTGGAGACCTCGTGTACCCCCGGCACCACCTCCGCTGTCCTGGACAAGCTCGGGGCCGAGGTGAAGGCCTGGCAGAGCCGGAGCGAGTCCCTTTTGCGCCAGGTGGCCAGTCACGCCATCCTGCTCCAGCAGCTCAATGGCACCGTGGCCGAGGTCCAGGGGCAGCTGGCGGAAGCGATGGGCAGCTCCCTCCAAGGCGAGATCACCCTGCTCAAGGTCAACCTGAACTCTGTGAGCAAGTCGCTCACGGGCCTCAGCGATTCCGTCAGCCAGTATTCCGATGCCTTCTTGGCCGCCAACACCTCCCTGGACGAGCGGGAACGCAAGGTGGAGGCCGAGGTCCATGCCATCCAGGAGCAGGTCAGCAGCCAAGGCTCGCGGCTTCAGGCTGATCACAGGCAGGTCCTGAGCCTGCGGGCGGAGCTGGAGCAGCTCAGGGCCAGCATGGCCGAGGTGGCTGGCGGGCTGAGCCGCTGCCAGGACACGGCCCAGGAGCTCCGGCACGCGGTGGGCCACTTCGATCAGAGGGTGGCCCAAGTGGAAGGTGCCTGCAGGAGGCTGGGCCTGCTGGCCGCGAGCCTGGACAGCTTGCCAGCTGAGTCGCTGGGGCCCAGGGAGGGCCTGTGGGACCATGTGGACCAGCTGAATCGCACGCTGGCCCAGCACGCCAAGGACATCGCCCGCCTCCGGGATGACCTGCTGCACTGCCGCGCCCAGCTGGCTGAGCGGGTGCGGCCAGGGCAGGCCAATTAG